In one window of Synechococcales cyanobacterium T60_A2020_003 DNA:
- a CDS encoding MGMT family protein has product MASTYERIYDLVRQIPRGNVATYGQVAELCGMPRQARLVGYALYRVDMPTSDIPWHRVINAKGEVSESPFRNGTDHLQRSLLEAEGIVFDASGKINLSLYRWNFQVTDTA; this is encoded by the coding sequence ATGGCATCGACCTATGAACGCATCTATGACCTAGTGCGACAGATTCCCAGGGGTAACGTTGCCACCTATGGACAAGTCGCCGAACTGTGTGGGATGCCAAGGCAGGCTCGGTTGGTGGGCTATGCCCTGTATCGAGTCGATATGCCCACGTCGGACATACCGTGGCATCGAGTGATTAACGCGAAGGGCGAAGTATCTGAATCTCCGTTTCGGAATGGAACCGATCATCTTCAGCGATCGCTCCTAGAAGCTGAGGGTATTGTGTTTGACGCCAGCGGAAAAATCAACCTCAGCCTGTATCGCTGGAATTTTCAGGTAACGGATACGGCATAA
- a CDS encoding universal stress protein — translation MFKNILVGMDCTVQSQYSFNDALALAKATGANLKLVHVFSFDEQCELWWLSPLRDENPNYKLLDHLVDRWQTFLNERQEILGQCQAKAAAAGVSAVLDLEPYSGRPGVVLCEVARQWPADLVAVGHHDKLQDKLRDLGELRLGSVSEYVLHNAPCSVLIDHQSSQKETMGNLNPIRHILVAIDASDQSQPVLSKALDLAKATGADLSLLHVRSSPFEGDRPAKMMDEFQAEAKAMGVSIYTEEHPAKFGETVGHNICRFAKDKDVDLILVGRYGLSGLPEVLLGSVSHYVSYHAPCAVLVVQAPGYPKREQYLFA, via the coding sequence ATGTTTAAGAACATATTAGTGGGCATGGATTGCACCGTCCAATCTCAGTACTCGTTCAACGACGCCCTCGCCTTAGCGAAGGCAACAGGGGCAAACTTGAAACTTGTCCATGTCTTTTCCTTTGACGAACAGTGCGAACTCTGGTGGCTTTCACCCCTACGAGACGAAAACCCAAACTATAAACTGCTCGACCATCTCGTTGATCGCTGGCAAACGTTTCTGAACGAACGCCAAGAGATACTAGGGCAGTGTCAGGCAAAGGCCGCCGCCGCCGGAGTGTCGGCTGTCCTGGATCTAGAACCCTATTCGGGTAGACCCGGCGTCGTACTTTGCGAAGTCGCCCGTCAGTGGCCTGCCGATTTGGTTGCAGTCGGACATCACGACAAGCTCCAAGACAAACTGCGCGACCTTGGCGAACTTCGCTTAGGTAGCGTCAGTGAATATGTACTCCATAACGCCCCCTGCTCGGTTTTAATCGATCATCAATCCTCTCAAAAAGAAACGATGGGAAACCTTAACCCCATCCGCCATATTTTGGTCGCGATTGACGCTTCGGATCAGAGTCAGCCTGTTTTGAGTAAGGCCTTGGATCTCGCGAAAGCCACAGGAGCCGATTTAAGTCTACTTCACGTGCGATCCTCACCCTTTGAAGGCGATCGCCCTGCCAAGATGATGGACGAATTCCAGGCCGAGGCCAAAGCGATGGGCGTGTCTATCTACACCGAGGAACATCCGGCCAAATTTGGCGAAACGGTAGGACATAACATTTGTCGGTTTGCGAAGGACAAAGATGTTGATCTCATCTTAGTGGGTCGCTATGGTCTGTCGGGGCTTCCAGAAGTCCTACTCGGAAGCGTCAGTCACTACGTGAGTTACCATGCACCGTGCGCCGTTTTGGTTGTTCAGGCTCCCGGATATCCCAAACGAGAACAATATCTATTTGCCTAA
- the trpS gene encoding tryptophan--tRNA ligase, which yields MAKQRVLSGVQPTGNLHLGNYLGAIRNWVQGQEQYENFFCVVDLHAITVPHNPKTLAADTYTIAALYLACGIDLEYSHVFVQSHVSAHSELAWILSCVTPLNWLDDMVQFKEKAIKQGENVGTGLLTYPVLMAADILLYDADKVPVGEDQKQHLELTRDIAARINHQFGDDQPILKLPEPLIQKAGARIMSLTDGTRKMSKSDPSELSRLNILDSPEEIQRKIKKCKTDPVRGLTFDDPERPECNNLLTLYMLMSNKTKDAVAEECRDMGWGQFKPLLIETTIETLRPIQEKYHEIMGDRAYLESVLRQGREQAEAVANVTLDRVKTAMGYSKPL from the coding sequence ATGGCGAAACAACGCGTTCTTTCGGGTGTCCAGCCCACTGGAAATCTGCATTTAGGAAACTACCTTGGAGCCATTCGCAATTGGGTTCAAGGGCAGGAGCAGTACGAAAACTTTTTTTGCGTTGTTGACCTTCACGCCATCACCGTTCCCCATAACCCGAAGACCTTAGCCGCCGATACGTACACGATCGCCGCTCTCTATCTTGCCTGCGGTATCGATTTAGAATATTCCCACGTATTCGTGCAGTCCCATGTTTCCGCCCACAGCGAACTGGCCTGGATCTTAAGCTGTGTAACGCCCCTAAACTGGCTCGACGACATGGTGCAGTTTAAGGAAAAAGCGATTAAGCAAGGGGAAAACGTCGGGACAGGTCTGCTCACCTACCCGGTGCTAATGGCCGCAGATATTTTGCTGTACGATGCCGATAAAGTTCCTGTCGGCGAAGACCAGAAGCAGCATTTAGAACTCACCCGCGATATCGCGGCGCGCATTAACCATCAGTTTGGTGATGATCAGCCGATCCTCAAACTGCCAGAACCTTTGATTCAGAAAGCCGGGGCACGGATCATGAGCCTGACCGATGGCACCCGCAAAATGTCCAAATCCGATCCATCGGAGCTAAGCCGACTCAATATTCTTGACTCTCCTGAAGAGATTCAGCGCAAGATCAAAAAATGTAAAACCGATCCGGTACGAGGACTCACCTTTGACGACCCCGAACGTCCGGAATGCAATAATTTGCTAACCCTCTACATGCTGATGTCTAACAAAACGAAGGACGCCGTAGCCGAGGAATGTCGAGACATGGGTTGGGGTCAGTTCAAACCTTTGCTGATTGAGACGACTATTGAAACTTTGAGACCGATTCAGGAGAAGTATCACGAGATTATGGGCGATCGCGCCTACCTAGAATCGGTACTTCGTCAGGGTCGAGAGCAAGCCGAAGCGGTTGCCAATGTGACCCTCGATCGAGTGAAAACAGCAATGGGCTACTCTAAACCCCTGTAG
- a CDS encoding host attachment protein, whose product MNKVLVAVIDSARVRFFALELGGFPEAGDGARLTELDGLLNPAAETRGEELWSSTKTGRNRGTGGQAHSYDDHREGHRAEFERRFAQEIATQITERVQAESIRNLILIAEPQVIGFMRDAIASTAPPQLHVQELAKNLSHLKTHELHKCLASHNLAPEPIRLQ is encoded by the coding sequence ATGAACAAAGTACTTGTTGCTGTCATCGATAGTGCAAGAGTACGCTTCTTTGCTCTTGAATTGGGAGGTTTTCCAGAGGCTGGCGACGGAGCACGATTAACAGAATTAGACGGTTTACTAAACCCGGCTGCAGAAACACGGGGTGAAGAGCTATGGTCTAGTACAAAGACGGGACGCAACCGGGGCACAGGCGGACAGGCGCACAGCTATGATGATCACCGAGAAGGTCATAGAGCTGAATTTGAGCGTCGATTTGCTCAAGAGATTGCAACTCAGATTACTGAGAGGGTTCAAGCTGAGTCTATCCGTAACCTCATTTTAATTGCTGAACCTCAAGTCATTGGGTTTATGCGGGATGCGATCGCCAGCACGGCTCCACCCCAACTTCACGTTCAGGAGCTTGCTAAGAACTTGAGCCATCTCAAAACCCACGAACTACACAAATGTTTAGCCAGTCATAATCTAGCACCGGAGCCCATACGGTTGCAGTAA
- a CDS encoding dienelactone hydrolase family protein, whose translation MQLPTHNVHEKAVRIAAGSALLDGTLAIPPKVHGIVLFAHGSGSSRHSPRNRYVASVLQHAGIATLLMDLLTADEEDIDRLTRQIRFDINLLASRLVGATDWLLTTPETKGLSIGYFGASTGSAAALIAATKRSEVVKAIVSRGGRPDLASQAPTQVEAPTLLIVGGGDFPCIGLNEDALNMLNRASAKHLAIVPRATHLFEEPGTLEQVAALACQWFQAYL comes from the coding sequence ATGCAACTTCCGACTCATAACGTCCACGAGAAGGCGGTTCGGATCGCCGCAGGTTCAGCGTTGCTAGACGGCACCTTAGCCATTCCGCCAAAGGTACATGGCATTGTGCTCTTCGCCCACGGCAGCGGCAGTAGCCGTCATAGTCCCCGAAACCGCTACGTCGCCAGTGTTCTCCAACACGCAGGAATCGCTACGCTGCTGATGGACTTATTAACAGCCGACGAAGAAGATATCGATCGACTCACACGCCAAATTCGGTTTGATATCAATCTCCTCGCAAGCCGACTCGTAGGTGCCACCGACTGGCTGTTAACCACACCAGAGACCAAAGGACTCTCCATTGGCTATTTCGGGGCTAGTACAGGCAGTGCAGCCGCTCTGATTGCCGCCACTAAACGCTCTGAAGTGGTAAAAGCAATTGTTTCGCGGGGGGGACGTCCTGATTTAGCCAGCCAAGCGCCCACGCAGGTAGAAGCTCCAACACTGTTGATTGTGGGTGGAGGTGATTTTCCCTGCATTGGTCTGAATGAAGATGCCTTAAATATGCTGAATCGTGCGTCGGCAAAACATTTAGCCATTGTTCCGAGGGCAACCCATCTCTTTGAAGAACCGGGTACGCTGGAACAGGTTGCGGCCTTGGCATGCCAGTGGTTTCAAGCGTATCTGTGA
- a CDS encoding methylenetetrahydrofolate reductase gives MSRFQTAIQRGEFLVTAEVMPPKGSNPARMVEMARILKDRVHAVNITDGSRAVLRMSSLAASVVLLQNGVEPICQMACRDRNQIALQADLMGAQALGIQTILALTGDPIKAGDYPQARGVFELESVRLLKLIDQLNQGFDANAKPLPDGATQLLAGAAVDPQCGSWSGLQRRFERKLQAGAQFFQSQLISDFERLEKFMDQIAAGCNKPILAGIFLLKSAKNAEFINRNVPGVHIPQHIIDRLAKASNPLQEGVAIAAEQVQDARHLCQGVHLMAIKKEEVIPEILDRAGIAPTA, from the coding sequence ATGTCCCGATTCCAGACTGCCATTCAACGAGGAGAGTTTCTTGTCACCGCTGAGGTTATGCCTCCGAAGGGCAGCAATCCGGCGCGAATGGTGGAAATGGCTCGCATCTTGAAAGATCGGGTGCATGCCGTGAATATCACCGACGGTAGCCGTGCCGTGCTGCGGATGTCTTCTCTGGCGGCATCCGTAGTTTTGCTGCAAAACGGAGTGGAACCGATTTGCCAAATGGCCTGCCGCGATCGCAACCAAATTGCACTCCAAGCTGATCTCATGGGTGCTCAAGCCCTTGGCATTCAAACCATCCTGGCACTCACGGGCGATCCGATCAAAGCGGGTGATTACCCCCAGGCGAGGGGCGTTTTCGAGCTGGAATCGGTGCGACTTTTAAAATTGATCGACCAACTCAACCAAGGCTTTGATGCCAATGCCAAGCCCTTGCCCGATGGGGCAACCCAGCTTTTAGCAGGCGCGGCTGTGGATCCTCAGTGCGGAAGCTGGTCCGGCTTACAGCGGCGATTTGAACGAAAACTCCAGGCAGGCGCGCAGTTTTTCCAGAGTCAGCTGATTTCTGACTTTGAACGCCTGGAAAAATTTATGGATCAGATTGCGGCGGGATGCAATAAGCCGATTTTGGCGGGCATCTTTTTGCTGAAGTCGGCTAAGAATGCAGAGTTTATTAACCGCAACGTTCCGGGCGTCCACATTCCCCAGCACATCATCGATCGCTTGGCAAAGGCAAGCAACCCCTTACAGGAAGGAGTGGCGATCGCCGCTGAGCAAGTTCAGGACGCTCGTCATTTATGCCAGGGCGTTCATCTCATGGCCATCAAAAAGGAAGAAGTCATCCCGGAAATTCTCGATCGTGCAGGCATTGCGCCCACCGCTTGA
- a CDS encoding Hsp20/alpha crystallin family protein, which yields MAIMQRDPVSEIAHWEPFRGIENLRREMNRLFDRLVPIDNGGERSLSFMPSMEMEETDDTLYLKIEVPGMESKDLTVEATTDSIVVKGERKSESKTEDKGIVRSEMHYGSFERRIPLSSAVQVDQIQGECKNGILTLTLPKTNAEPSQPTKVKLS from the coding sequence ATGGCTATCATGCAACGAGATCCCGTTAGTGAAATTGCTCATTGGGAGCCATTTCGGGGCATTGAAAATCTCCGACGAGAAATGAACCGTTTGTTTGATCGATTAGTGCCCATCGACAATGGAGGGGAGCGATCGCTCTCGTTTATGCCATCCATGGAAATGGAAGAAACCGACGATACCCTCTACCTCAAGATCGAGGTTCCGGGCATGGAATCGAAAGATCTCACCGTAGAAGCCACTACAGACTCGATTGTGGTGAAGGGAGAGCGGAAATCGGAATCTAAAACCGAGGACAAGGGAATCGTGCGGTCGGAGATGCACTACGGTAGCTTCGAGCGACGGATTCCGCTATCTAGCGCTGTTCAAGTGGATCAAATCCAGGGTGAGTGTAAAAACGGCATTTTAACGCTGACCTTACCCAAAACCAATGCTGAGCCGAGTCAACCCACGAAGGTAAAGCTGAGCTAG